The following is a genomic window from Spirosoma agri.
GCAAACACCCGACGTCCAGGTCAGCTGGTAAATTTTGTCGTTCACGATGGTGATCCCTTCGCCGAAGTATTGCTCCGGCAGCGGCACCGACTGACGAATGGCCCCTGTGGATAAATCGACTTGCATCAGCTTCGACTTCCCATTCAGGCCGGTGCTTTCGTATAAATTTCCCCGATAAAACTCCAGTCCCTGTGTAAAACTCGTTGAATCGTGTGGATAAGTCTTGAGAACCGAATAAGCCAGCGTTGTCGGCGTAACATCGGACCAGAATTCAACGCCAAGTGTATCCGAAAAGGAGACTTTATTGGCTGTTGTTCCGCTGATGATCAACTGGTGCATCCCTAATTTCTGATCGGCAGATCGCACCCGCAACTGATCATTCGTCTGTTGAAGGATGGACGCTGAATTAGAATCAACGCGGACGGCAACCTGCGTAAGTGGCTGGCTAAGCTGAATGGAAATCGTGTCCCCAAGTTTGTAGGTTGTCTTAGTGAGTGCAACGATCGACGGCGTTTCCGGCTCGTTAGTTGTTGTGGCTGATTCCTTTTTGTTCTGGCATGATGAACCCCAAAAGCACGTCAACAGGATCAGAAAAAAGTAAATGACGCGATGGCACTCTCGAAAAACCTGCATTGATTGCTGACCTGTTTAGACGCAGAAAGATACGGGATGAAAGGCTACAGATTACCAAGATCGAAAAATAGCTATTAGCAGTCTGAGGCTGGAAAGAGGATTAAAAACCGAAGTTACTTGATTCGGAGCGAACCCCCGCTCTGGTAGATCAGCTGAGCGCCATTTTTATAATAAAGAAAACCCGTTTGTGCCTGAACGCCAGCGGGTATCGTAATGACGTGTCTGAGCTCGGTCGTATCGGCTACGGTAGGGATGCGTCCGCACGACCATACCTGTGGATTATCCCAGTTGCCGTTCTGCACCGTACTCAATACCAATGCCGGCAGGTTCGGCGGTAATCCACTACCCGAGCCGTTGACGGTTATTGGTTCGTTAGGTTCGCCGGTTGTGGCGGGTGATGTGGAGTTGACTCGAAAACGATACCGGCCATTCGCCCAGCTCGGTAACGTAACGGATAGAGGATTGGCGGTGCCTGCCGTCAGGGTGCCCAGGTAACAGCCGGTCTCAGTCAGCATATCGACGGTATATTGGTTATCGGCCCGCACCGGAACCCGCGAAAAATAAGGAACCTGAACCGACTGACCCGCCGAGGTAGTAAAGGGGAAAACGTAACCCGTTGTCAGCAAGACCGTTCGATCCGGCAGCGAAGGCTGAGTGCTTGTGAAGTAGGTTGGGGGGAGTGCCTGCGTCCACACATCAGTCAATGCCGGGCAGTCGTCGGCATCGAAGTGAAGATGAAAATAGTCGGCTCGCCGATAGTTCGGGTAAATCATGCCATCTGTAGCCGGTCCTGTCCAGTTATTGGGCTGCCCCGCGAGAATGTTCTGCGCATCAATGATGTTCTGATCCGTTTCGTGGTTGGCGTATTCACTACCCAGGGCGGCAGGAATGTAACTAACCCGCGAAACGACCCAGCTCAGGTTGCCGAAGCCCAGCTGCGCGCGCGATTTATTGATGACCGTACCAATATTGGTCAGGTAATCGTCTCGTGACTGGTAGTAGTTATCACCCTCGCCCTGATGCCACAAAACCGCCCGTACGCCCGTTCGCTTCAGGTAGTGCTGGATGGTTGCCCCCAACAACCGATACGGCATATTTTGCGATAAATTCTGAAAACTTTCTTCGCCATTGGCCGAGTGTACCCAGTGCTTGGAGTTCGTGCCTGAATACGAAGCGCCATAGAACATGACCGGTACACCCAATTGAGAAACCAGTCGTTCGCCAAGGGCTCCCCACACATACAGGTAAGCACCCGGAAACATGCCCGTATTGGTAATGCCCGTCGCCAGATCGGCGTGACTAACCACAAACGGTAACGAACTTTCCGAGAATTGCCCCGCCTGCCCGGTCCAATAATTGATGATGGATACCCGGTCATCACTGGCCTGTCCGCTGTAGCAGTTGACGCCCCAGGAATTGGATTGCCCGGACGTGATGAACACTTCACCAACGCCAATGCGTGGTGTTGTTAGAGACGCCAGTTCGGTTGCGCCCGCATAAGCCTTCACTTCGAGATCATACCAGCCACCCGTTACGCCGGTGAATGTTCCCTGAAAGGACCCACTGCTGGGCGCGTTATCCAGAACGATCCAACCCGTAGACAGACCTCCCTGACGAACCGTTAACTGAGCCCTGACTTGGGTCGCATTGGCAGGACACTGGCCTGCTACCGGTACATTCGCCTGGTTGTTATTGTTACGCTGGAGCACCAATCGGCTGGTTGGAAACGTAAGCTGTAACTGCGCGAAACCGGTATACGATACAAACAGGAAAAGAAATTGAGCCGTTTTCAATAAACGTAACACAACTGTCATGATGCAAAACCCGTGTGGATACCTGAGGCCGTAAAATGATGCCGTAAATAAACGGAAAATGCATTACAATGACTTTGCGATACCTGGTTGTATGAGTGGAATACACCGTTCAATAAACGATTTGCGTTGTTTTGAAGGTGGTAATTGGCTTATAAACAGGTAGTTGATACGAATAGTAGATATTGAGGGTTCAGGGTCGTCACATGTTGCGTCTATACTGACCGCCCACGGCATAAA
Proteins encoded in this region:
- a CDS encoding glutaminyl-peptide cyclotransferase, which codes for MQVFRECHRVIYFFLILLTCFWGSSCQNKKESATTTNEPETPSIVALTKTTYKLGDTISIQLSQPLTQVAVRVDSNSASILQQTNDQLRVRSADQKLGMHQLIISGTTANKVSFSDTLGVEFWSDVTPTTLAYSVLKTYPHDSTSFTQGLEFYRGNLYESTGLNGKSKLMQVDLSTGAIRQSVPLPEQYFGEGITIVNDKIYQLTWTSGVCFRYSMKFTLEKTLTYHTQGWGLTHNESTLILSDGTNRLYFLTPDFQPKGSVSVYDDKGPVVNLNELEYVNGYVFANVWQTNRIVQIDMASGKVVGNLNMDGHLPKGVNTQINVLNGIAFQPTEKAFYVTGKNWPTLYKLNVKLPPALGKPGSIAL
- a CDS encoding sialate O-acetylesterase; its protein translation is MTVVLRLLKTAQFLFLFVSYTGFAQLQLTFPTSRLVLQRNNNNQANVPVAGQCPANATQVRAQLTVRQGGLSTGWIVLDNAPSSGSFQGTFTGVTGGWYDLEVKAYAGATELASLTTPRIGVGEVFITSGQSNSWGVNCYSGQASDDRVSIINYWTGQAGQFSESSLPFVVSHADLATGITNTGMFPGAYLYVWGALGERLVSQLGVPVMFYGASYSGTNSKHWVHSANGEESFQNLSQNMPYRLLGATIQHYLKRTGVRAVLWHQGEGDNYYQSRDDYLTNIGTVINKSRAQLGFGNLSWVVSRVSYIPAALGSEYANHETDQNIIDAQNILAGQPNNWTGPATDGMIYPNYRRADYFHLHFDADDCPALTDVWTQALPPTYFTSTQPSLPDRTVLLTTGYVFPFTTSAGQSVQVPYFSRVPVRADNQYTVDMLTETGCYLGTLTAGTANPLSVTLPSWANGRYRFRVNSTSPATTGEPNEPITVNGSGSGLPPNLPALVLSTVQNGNWDNPQVWSCGRIPTVADTTELRHVITIPAGVQAQTGFLYYKNGAQLIYQSGGSLRIK